A genome region from Brachymonas denitrificans includes the following:
- a CDS encoding NfeD family protein, whose product MDNATLWWITAALLVGAELLTGTFFLLMISLGAVMAALLSYLGLPLSGQIASAAIVSSLAVVIWFVLRSRRKGTPAPTRANATRNKLDIGGTVMVEQWLPDATAQVFYRGAPWTAVAAHADAGGQPGQHRVVDIVNNRLVVEPIAPAGPV is encoded by the coding sequence ATGGACAACGCGACTCTCTGGTGGATCACTGCCGCACTGCTGGTTGGTGCGGAGCTGCTGACCGGAACCTTTTTCCTGCTGATGATTTCGCTGGGCGCCGTGATGGCCGCCCTGCTCTCCTATCTCGGGCTGCCGCTGTCGGGGCAGATTGCCAGTGCAGCCATCGTCAGCAGCCTGGCCGTGGTGATCTGGTTTGTGTTGCGCAGCCGGCGCAAGGGAACGCCTGCACCAACGCGTGCCAACGCAACGCGCAACAAGCTGGATATAGGCGGCACGGTGATGGTGGAGCAATGGCTGCCCGATGCTACGGCGCAGGTCTTCTACCGCGGTGCACCGTGGACGGCAGTTGCCGCCCATGCCGACGCCGGTGGGCAGCCCGGCCAGCACCGGGTGGTCGACATTGTGAACAACCGGCTGGTGGTCGAGCCAATTGCGCCTGCCGGGCCCGTGTGA
- a CDS encoding glycosyltransferase: MRVLMVSDVYFPRVNGVSTSIETFRTSLPRHGVQVHMVAPRYGNEADTADIERVRGWQVPGDPEDRLLHWRAMHRAVLLAAGDCDLIHIQTPFVAHYAGLKAARALNKPVIATYHTLFEEYLHHYAPMLPARWLRGQARAWSRRQCNALDAVVVPSSAMRARLQEYGVTSAMHVLPTGIPVQNFANADGTAFRARHGIAATRPVALFIGRVAHEKNIGFLLQALQHALPLRPDLLLVIAGEGPARTKLQQQVARMQLQDSVQFIGYLERERELPACYAAADVFAFASLTETQGLVLLEAMAAGTPVIALAEMGTADILDAAPCAIVPPADPAAFGQQLGELFTKPQRLDRLRQQAHAYANAWSDSAMAGKLARLYRSLAEA; this comes from the coding sequence ATGCGGGTCCTGATGGTATCGGATGTCTATTTTCCGCGTGTCAACGGCGTCTCCACCTCGATAGAAACCTTCCGCACCAGCCTGCCCAGGCATGGCGTGCAGGTGCACATGGTGGCTCCGCGCTACGGCAACGAAGCCGACACCGCAGACATCGAACGGGTCCGCGGCTGGCAGGTGCCCGGCGATCCCGAAGACCGTCTGCTGCACTGGCGTGCCATGCATCGCGCCGTGCTGCTTGCCGCCGGGGATTGCGATCTGATCCATATCCAGACCCCCTTCGTGGCCCACTATGCAGGCCTGAAGGCGGCACGCGCCCTGAACAAGCCTGTCATTGCCACCTACCACACGCTGTTCGAGGAATATCTGCACCACTATGCGCCCATGCTCCCTGCACGCTGGCTGCGCGGACAGGCGCGCGCCTGGTCGCGCCGGCAGTGCAATGCGCTCGATGCCGTCGTGGTGCCCTCCTCCGCCATGCGTGCGCGCCTGCAGGAATACGGCGTGACCAGCGCCATGCATGTGTTGCCCACGGGCATACCGGTGCAGAACTTCGCCAATGCCGACGGTACCGCGTTTCGTGCCAGGCACGGCATTGCGGCAACGCGGCCCGTGGCGCTGTTCATCGGCCGTGTGGCGCACGAGAAAAATATCGGCTTCCTGTTGCAGGCGCTTCAGCACGCCCTGCCCCTCCGCCCGGATCTGCTGCTCGTGATTGCCGGCGAAGGCCCGGCACGCACCAAACTGCAGCAGCAGGTGGCACGGATGCAGCTGCAGGATTCCGTGCAGTTTATCGGCTATCTGGAGCGCGAGCGCGAACTGCCTGCCTGCTATGCCGCCGCCGACGTGTTTGCCTTTGCCTCGCTCACCGAGACGCAGGGTCTGGTGCTGCTGGAGGCCATGGCCGCGGGCACGCCCGTGATCGCCCTGGCAGAAATGGGCACCGCCGACATTCTGGATGCTGCCCCCTGCGCTATCGTTCCACCGGCGGATCCCGCCGCTTTCGGCCAGCAACTGGGCGAGCTGTTCACCAAGCCACAGCGCCTGGACCGGCTGCGTCAGCAGGCACACGCCTATGCCAATGCCTGGTCGGACAGCGCCATGGCGGGCAAGCTGGCCAGGCTGTACCGCTCGCTGGCCGAAGCCTGA
- the fabI gene encoding enoyl-ACP reductase FabI codes for MGFLSGKKLLITGVLSNRSIAYGIAKACHEQGAELAFSYVGERFKDRITEFAADFGSSLVFDCDVGDDAQIEKLFADLSQVWPKFDGFVHSISFAPREAIAGNFLDGLSRDAFKIAHEISAYSFPAMAKAALPYLNDKSSMLTLTYLGAMRTIPNYNTMGLAKASLEASVRYLAEAVGRTEDGRSIRVNGISAGPIKTLAASGIKDFGKLLAFMATNAPLRRNVTIEEVGNVAAFLLSDLASGMTAEISYVDCGFSQTAGLSSDYE; via the coding sequence ATGGGTTTCCTGTCCGGCAAGAAACTGCTGATTACCGGCGTGCTCTCCAACCGCTCGATTGCCTACGGCATTGCCAAGGCCTGTCATGAGCAAGGCGCCGAGCTGGCCTTCAGCTACGTGGGCGAGCGCTTCAAGGACCGCATCACCGAATTTGCCGCAGACTTCGGCTCCAGCCTGGTGTTCGACTGTGATGTCGGCGACGATGCCCAGATCGAGAAGCTGTTTGCCGACCTGTCGCAAGTATGGCCCAAGTTCGACGGCTTCGTGCACAGCATCAGTTTTGCACCCCGCGAAGCGATTGCTGGCAACTTCCTGGACGGCCTGAGCCGCGATGCCTTCAAGATCGCCCACGAGATCAGCGCCTACAGCTTCCCGGCCATGGCCAAGGCAGCCCTGCCCTACCTGAACGACAAGTCGTCCATGCTGACGCTGACCTATCTGGGCGCCATGCGTACCATCCCCAACTACAACACCATGGGCCTGGCCAAGGCCTCGCTGGAAGCATCCGTGCGTTACCTGGCCGAAGCCGTGGGCCGCACCGAGGATGGCCGCTCCATCCGCGTGAACGGCATCAGCGCCGGCCCGATCAAGACGCTGGCTGCCAGCGGCATCAAGGACTTCGGCAAGCTGCTGGCCTTCATGGCCACCAACGCCCCGCTGCGCCGCAACGTCACCATCGAGGAAGTGGGCAACGTCGCCGCCTTCCTGCTGTCGGACCTGGCTTCCGGCATGACGGCCGAGATCAGCTATGTGGACTGCGGCTTCAGCCAGACGGCCGGCCTGAGCTCCGACTACGAGTAA
- a CDS encoding SPFH domain-containing protein, translating to MEYAIVLLAVAVIFIAQTLKVVPQQNAWVVERLGKYHATLNPGLNFLLPFIDRVAYKHNLKEIPLDVPSQVCITRDNTQLTVDGILYFQVTDAMRASYGSSNYIMAVTQLAQTSLRSVIGKLELDKTFEEREMINAQVVNAIDEAALNWGVKVLRYEIKDLTPPAEILRAMQAQITAEREKRALIAASEGRRQEQINIATGEREAFIARSEGEKQAVINNAMGEAASITAVADATAQAIERVAAAIRQPGGEQAVQLKVAEKAVEAYSRVAADATTTLVVPGNMTEVSTLIASAMKMVQAQRPQ from the coding sequence ATGGAATACGCCATCGTCCTGCTCGCCGTCGCCGTCATCTTCATCGCACAGACGCTCAAGGTCGTGCCCCAGCAAAATGCCTGGGTGGTGGAGCGCCTCGGCAAATACCATGCCACGCTCAACCCCGGCCTCAACTTCCTGCTGCCCTTCATCGACCGCGTGGCCTACAAGCACAACCTGAAGGAAATTCCGCTGGACGTGCCCAGCCAGGTCTGCATCACGCGCGACAACACGCAGCTGACCGTGGACGGCATCCTCTACTTCCAGGTGACCGACGCCATGCGCGCCAGCTATGGCTCGAGCAACTACATCATGGCCGTGACGCAACTGGCGCAGACCTCGCTGCGCAGCGTGATCGGCAAGCTGGAACTGGACAAGACCTTCGAGGAGCGCGAGATGATCAACGCGCAGGTGGTCAATGCGATCGACGAAGCCGCGCTGAACTGGGGCGTGAAGGTGCTGCGCTACGAGATCAAGGACCTGACGCCGCCGGCAGAGATCCTGCGTGCCATGCAGGCGCAGATCACGGCGGAGCGCGAAAAGCGCGCCCTGATTGCCGCGTCCGAAGGACGTCGCCAGGAGCAGATCAACATCGCCACCGGTGAGCGCGAGGCCTTCATTGCCCGCTCCGAGGGCGAGAAGCAGGCTGTGATCAACAACGCAATGGGTGAGGCGGCTTCCATCACGGCGGTGGCAGATGCCACGGCCCAGGCGATCGAACGCGTGGCTGCAGCAATCCGTCAGCCGGGTGGCGAGCAGGCCGTGCAGCTGAAGGTAGCCGAAAAGGCCGTGGAAGCCTACAGCCGCGTGGCGGCGGACGCGACCACCACGCTGGTGGTGCCCGGCAACATGACGGAAGTGTCGACCCTGATTGCCTCCGCCATGAAGATGGTGCAGGCGCAGCGGCCACAGTGA
- a CDS encoding UDP-2,3-diacylglucosamine diphosphatase produces the protein MQQVQSIFISDIHLGTRACQADRLLDFLQEHHAENIFLIGDVVDFWAMSRSIYWTQTQNHVVQKLLQRARAGTRVVLIPGNHDEILREYCQTVFLEIDVQRELVHQTVDGKRYLLIHGDQFDQVTQHHKWVAVLGDKAYEALVNLNTWLSWVRRKLGISGYWSLAGYAKRKVKTALNFIFDFEESATYHARERNLDGVICGHIHWATIREIDGLQYVNCGDWVDSCTAIVEHLDGRLEQITWDDRETSRTPATPMGAAVEA, from the coding sequence ATGCAACAAGTCCAGTCCATCTTCATCTCCGACATTCATCTGGGCACGCGTGCCTGCCAGGCCGATCGCCTGCTGGATTTCCTGCAGGAGCACCACGCGGAAAACATCTTCCTGATTGGCGATGTGGTGGACTTCTGGGCCATGAGCCGCAGCATCTACTGGACACAAACGCAGAACCACGTCGTCCAAAAACTGCTGCAGCGCGCCCGCGCCGGCACCCGCGTAGTGCTCATTCCCGGCAACCACGACGAAATCCTGCGCGAATACTGCCAGACCGTGTTCCTCGAGATCGACGTGCAGCGCGAACTGGTCCACCAGACGGTCGATGGCAAGCGCTACCTGCTGATCCACGGCGACCAGTTCGATCAGGTAACGCAGCACCACAAGTGGGTCGCCGTGCTTGGCGACAAGGCCTATGAAGCCCTGGTCAACCTCAATACCTGGTTGTCGTGGGTGCGCCGCAAGCTGGGCATTTCTGGCTACTGGTCCCTGGCCGGCTACGCCAAGCGCAAGGTCAAGACGGCGCTCAACTTCATCTTCGATTTCGAGGAGTCCGCCACCTATCACGCGCGCGAGCGCAATCTGGATGGCGTGATCTGCGGCCACATCCACTGGGCTACCATCCGCGAAATCGACGGCCTGCAGTACGTCAATTGCGGCGACTGGGTGGACTCCTGCACCGCCATCGTGGAGCATCTGGACGGCCGTCTGGAACAGATTACCTGGGATGACCGCGAAACCTCGCGCACGCCCGCAACTCCCATGGGTGCTGCGGTCGAGGCCTGA
- a CDS encoding arginine/lysine/ornithine decarboxylase: MKFRFPIVIIDEDYRAENISGLGIRALAEAIESEGFEVLGVTSYGDLSQFAQQQSRASAFILSIDDEEFSTGPDLDPAVLNLRTFIEEVRRKNEDVPIYVYGETKTSRHLPNDVLRELHGFIHMFEDTPEFVARHIIREAKAYLESIQPPFFRALLDYAEDGSYSWHCPGHSGGVAFLKSPIGQMYHQFYGENMLRADVCNAVEELGQLLDHNGAIGESERNAARIFNADHCFFVTNGTSTSNKMVWHHTVAAGDVVVVDRNCHKSNLHAIIMTGAIPVFLRPTRNHYGIIGPIPQSEFEPEAIMAKIKANPLLKDVDPKKVKPRILTLTQSTYDGVLYNTETIKNLVDGYVENLHFDEAWLPHASFHPFYGTFHAMGRKRERPQKTMVYSTQSIHKLLAGISQASHVLVQDSQERKLDTYLFNEAYLMHTSTSPQYSIIASCDVAAAMMEPPGGTALVEESIVEALDFRRAMRKVEEEFGKNDWWFQVWGPDELADEGIGRADDWVIHSKGKGKKSQQWHGFGELADGFNMLDPIKSTIVTPGLKLDGTFEQNGIPASIVTKYLAEHGVVVEKTGLYSFFIMFTIGITKGRWNTLLTALQQFKDDYEKNQPMWRILPEFCQQHRRYERMGLRDMCQYVHEMYAKYDIARLTTDMYLSELTPAMTPSDAYDHIARRQTERVEIDHLEGRVTVGLVTPYPPGIPLLIPGEVFNSQIVDYLKFAREFAKQCPGFETDIHGLVKQLDEKGEVRFYADCVMEEPVPGRRRSRSKAARPLTMDDMIAAQQHTPFTSQF; the protein is encoded by the coding sequence GTGAAATTCCGCTTTCCCATCGTGATCATCGACGAGGATTACCGCGCCGAGAACATTTCCGGCCTGGGCATCCGCGCCCTGGCAGAGGCCATCGAGAGCGAGGGATTCGAGGTGCTGGGTGTGACCAGCTACGGCGACCTGAGCCAGTTCGCCCAGCAGCAGAGCCGCGCCAGCGCCTTCATCCTGTCGATCGACGACGAGGAGTTCTCCACCGGCCCTGATCTAGATCCCGCCGTGCTCAACCTGCGCACCTTCATCGAGGAAGTGCGCCGCAAGAACGAGGACGTGCCGATCTACGTCTACGGCGAAACCAAGACCAGCCGCCACCTGCCCAACGATGTGCTGCGCGAGCTGCACGGCTTCATCCACATGTTCGAGGACACGCCCGAATTCGTGGCGCGCCACATCATCCGCGAAGCCAAGGCCTATCTGGAAAGCATCCAGCCGCCATTCTTCCGCGCGCTGCTGGACTATGCCGAAGACGGCTCCTACTCCTGGCACTGCCCGGGTCACTCCGGTGGCGTGGCTTTCCTGAAGTCGCCCATCGGCCAGATGTACCACCAGTTCTATGGCGAGAACATGCTGCGTGCTGACGTCTGCAACGCGGTGGAAGAGCTGGGCCAGCTGCTGGACCACAACGGCGCCATTGGCGAGAGCGAGCGCAACGCCGCGCGCATCTTCAATGCCGACCACTGCTTCTTCGTCACCAACGGCACTTCCACCTCCAACAAGATGGTATGGCACCACACTGTGGCTGCCGGCGACGTGGTGGTGGTGGACCGCAACTGCCACAAGAGCAACCTGCACGCCATCATCATGACGGGTGCGATCCCGGTGTTCCTGCGCCCCACGCGCAACCACTACGGCATCATCGGCCCGATCCCGCAGAGCGAGTTCGAGCCCGAGGCCATCATGGCCAAGATCAAGGCCAACCCGCTGCTCAAGGATGTCGATCCCAAGAAGGTCAAGCCCCGCATCCTGACGCTGACGCAGTCCACCTACGATGGTGTGCTCTACAACACCGAAACCATCAAGAACCTGGTGGACGGTTACGTGGAGAACCTGCACTTCGACGAAGCCTGGCTGCCGCACGCTTCCTTCCACCCGTTCTACGGCACCTTCCATGCCATGGGCCGCAAGCGCGAGCGTCCGCAGAAGACCATGGTGTACTCCACGCAGTCCATCCACAAGCTGCTGGCCGGTATCAGCCAGGCCAGCCATGTGCTGGTGCAGGATTCGCAGGAACGCAAGCTGGACACCTACCTGTTCAACGAAGCCTACCTGATGCACACGTCCACCTCGCCGCAGTACAGCATCATTGCGAGTTGCGACGTCGCTGCCGCCATGATGGAGCCGCCTGGCGGCACCGCGCTGGTGGAAGAGAGCATCGTCGAGGCGCTGGACTTCCGCCGTGCCATGCGCAAGGTCGAGGAAGAGTTCGGCAAGAACGATTGGTGGTTCCAGGTCTGGGGTCCGGACGAGCTGGCCGACGAAGGCATTGGCCGTGCCGATGACTGGGTGATTCATTCCAAGGGCAAGGGCAAGAAGTCGCAGCAATGGCACGGCTTCGGCGAACTGGCCGATGGTTTCAACATGCTGGACCCGATCAAGTCCACCATCGTGACGCCCGGCCTCAAGCTGGATGGCACATTCGAGCAGAACGGCATCCCGGCCAGCATCGTCACCAAGTACCTGGCCGAGCACGGCGTGGTGGTGGAAAAGACCGGCCTGTACAGCTTCTTCATCATGTTCACCATCGGCATCACCAAGGGCCGTTGGAACACGCTGCTCACCGCGCTGCAGCAGTTCAAGGACGATTACGAGAAGAACCAGCCGATGTGGCGCATCCTGCCGGAGTTCTGCCAGCAGCACCGCCGCTACGAGCGCATGGGCCTGCGAGACATGTGCCAGTACGTGCACGAGATGTACGCCAAGTACGACATTGCCCGCCTGACGACCGACATGTACCTGTCCGAGCTGACGCCGGCCATGACGCCTTCGGACGCCTACGACCATATCGCCCGTCGCCAGACCGAGCGTGTGGAGATCGACCATCTGGAAGGCCGCGTGACTGTGGGACTGGTCACACCGTACCCGCCTGGCATTCCGCTGCTCATTCCGGGCGAGGTGTTCAACAGCCAGATCGTCGACTACCTCAAGTTTGCGCGTGAGTTCGCCAAGCAGTGCCCCGGCTTCGAGACCGATATCCACGGTCTGGTCAAGCAGCTGGACGAGAAGGGCGAAGTGCGCTTCTATGCCGACTGTGTGATGGAAGAGCCGGTGCCGGGCCGCCGTCGTTCGCGCTCCAAGGCCGCGCGCCCGCTGACCATGGACGACATGATCGCCGCGCAGCAGCACACGCCGTTCACCAGCCAGTTCTGA